A stretch of Bacteroidetes Order II. bacterium DNA encodes these proteins:
- a CDS encoding toll/interleukin-1 receptor domain-containing protein, producing the protein MNKEENIIEELRELLKYGEYPDLSDLLEKSRSRLDISSTYGNILFAPLSTLEIYSPPKETAILNNLPDAKKLIILNSVLQIYPKKDNEPEVVEIIYRVDKALKNENPMNWNKVIFLAHASEDKPYVRKLYKILKDNGLEPWLDEENLMPGVRWDDKIKEAIKNSRFFMACLSNHSVSKNGYIQKELRMALNELEQKASDVIYFIPALIEDVSLPDVNVGTINLKDYQAVKIFNEDGMDRLINHLKQQANIIEEVKRKENPIFDNLRTTISEGQVETALRLLREYVEGRDDYMMNDVIMILSRYNNFKKQNMMGTISHEQYSMENSKIVYSILEMIKVLEVKEKNKK; encoded by the coding sequence ATGAATAAAGAAGAAAACATAATTGAAGAACTTCGAGAGTTGTTAAAATATGGAGAATATCCTGATCTATCTGATTTGCTTGAAAAATCAAGAAGCAGGTTAGATATCTCTTCCACTTATGGTAATATTCTTTTTGCTCCACTTTCGACATTGGAGATATATTCTCCTCCAAAAGAGACTGCAATTTTAAACAACCTCCCTGATGCTAAAAAACTGATTATTTTAAACTCTGTCCTCCAAATTTATCCAAAAAAGGATAATGAACCAGAAGTTGTAGAGATAATTTATCGTGTTGACAAAGCCCTAAAAAATGAAAATCCCATGAATTGGAATAAGGTAATATTCTTAGCTCACGCATCTGAGGACAAGCCATACGTAAGAAAACTATATAAAATTTTGAAAGACAATGGGTTAGAGCCTTGGCTTGATGAAGAAAACCTCATGCCTGGAGTTCGTTGGGATGATAAAATTAAAGAAGCTATTAAAAACTCTCGATTTTTTATGGCTTGCCTTTCAAATCACAGTGTAAGCAAAAATGGTTACATTCAGAAGGAGCTTAGAATGGCTTTGAATGAACTTGAACAAAAAGCATCGGATGTTATCTATTTTATTCCGGCATTGATAGAAGATGTTAGTTTGCCAGACGTAAACGTTGGAACAATCAATTTAAAAGACTACCAAGCTGTTAAGATATTTAATGAAGATGGGATGGATAGATTAATAAATCATTTAAAGCAACAAGCAAACATTATAGAAGAAGTTAAAAGAAAGGAAAATCCGATTTTTGATAACCTGAGAACAACAATTTCAGAAGGACAAGTCGAAACCGCGTTAAGGTTGCTTAGAGAATATGTTGAAGGGCGAGATGATTACATGATGAATGATGTAATAATGATCTTGTCGAGATATAATAACTTCAAAAAGCAGAATATGATGGGGACAATTTCGCACGAACAGTATTCAATGGAAAATAGTAAAATTGTATATTCAATTCTTGAAATGATAAAGGTATTGGAAGTCAAAGAAAAAAATAAAAAATGA